DNA from Spirochaeta lutea:
TTTATTCAGATGAGTTGTTGGTCCGGGTGCAGCGGCAGCTGAAGAGAAGAGAACAAATTCGGTCAAAACAAAATGTTCAGTTTATTGAGGAAGACCTAACCCTGCCACCCTTCAGTCTCAACCTCCGTACCTGCGAGGTTTACAAAGAGGGGGTCCTCATTGAAATGCGGCAAAAGCTCTTCGACATCCTCCTGTTTCTCGCCCAGAGTCCTAATCAAACCATCGCCAAGGAAACCATCCTCCACCATTGTTGGGAAAACTGGGAGGAGGCCAGTTCCAATACCCTGTATGTCCACATCCGACAACTCCGCAGCCTTATAGAAGATAATCCGGACAGACCCGCCTTCCTGCAAACCGTCAGGGGTCGCGGATTCAGGCTGAGTATTCCCTCTCTGGTCAACTAGGGCACTCTGAATGACCATGGGGAAAGCTAATTCTGTAGATAGTTCCCCCTTCTTGGCCTGACTGGGTTTCCAGGGTGATTCCAATGTAATCCCCCAAAACCCGGCTGCACAGCTCCAGATCAGGGTGCGAAAACGGCTGTTTTGTCTGGAAAACCACTGATACTCTGGGATTTTCCCGATCCGTCAACCCCACCAGGATCGCGGCACCTGCTTCTGCGTTTATCAAAAACCGAACAAATAGGTCCTCCAACAATAATCTCGTGATTCCTGGCAATCCTGCTCTGGACGCTACCTCCTCCGGTATAGTGGCATGGAATGCAACATCACTCTGTACTGCCATAGGCGTGAGGTCAAGAATCAACTCATGAAGAATGCGTGCTACTGAAAACTGCTCGAAGGAGGGGTAGTCCCGAGACCCTAGGCCCCGGATGCCCAGGGCAGACCGTAACTTCTGAAGATCGGAGAATTTTTGCTCCGACCATTCCTGGCGGATAAAGTCGCTTCTTGATTGACGTACCAGGCAGGTGGTCATATACAGCAGGCAATCTCGAACCGATACATTTTTCTCTGCCGCCAAAAACCGGGCTTTCACCCTCCGTTCCAGCAAAAAAAAGAAGCCAAGTATCAGAACCAAGGCAATCCCCAAGGGAATCCCTGATCTCAGAATCGAATCCCGCCATTCGCTCTCTATTTTCTCCTGCAGGGCCATGCCGCAGTATCTCACCAATACATAGGTATCCCAATCCTCCATGTAGCTGCTCCACATGACACCATTTGGTACCCACTGACCCTGGTGAACAACACCGGTGGTCGTTCGATTCCGTTGCAGTTCTCCAAAAAAATCATCCCCCCATTTGTCTCCTATGCTTACGGGTTGTTTCAGCTCATCTGGATTGGAAGAGTAAACAAGGCTGCCGTCCCTCCGGGCTAGATAGACCGTGATGGGAAAGGCTTCCTCATAGGCGTCTAGGGATTCTCTGAATTCTGCGGCGTTTATTCCGCCGCCGGTAACCCCGAGGAAGGTTCCTGAGCTGTCATATACAGGAACATTTACATAAATGCCTAGAAAGTCCTCTTCAGGATAGTACCAAGAATCAATAGTCGATTGTCCTGCATTGTCCCGAACCGCTTCTCGGAATATGTAGTACCATCCATCCCTCTCCCAGGTTGTCGGGCTGAGTGAAACGACCCTCCCATCCGTACCGTAGTACGTCTCGGTCTCATCACTTACTAGACTTGCATCTAATAACCCGTGGCGTGCCCGTACGTTCTCCATGAAATCCATCAGTGCGGGAACATCCCTTTCCCCATTCAGAATCCAGGATTCAATAAATCCATCTTGAAGAAGGGCTTCCCCCGCCTGTTTATATACCAAGGCTTTCATGTGCAGGCTCAGCTGCAGGGAAAGTCCGATGGTGGGTAACTCATGGTCGATGATAAAAACTTCTAGTTCTTGGGCATTTTTACTGGCATTCATCCAGGTTAGGATACTGAATCCTGCGGTCAGCAGTAGAACCAGATACACGATATACTGTTTCTTAACCATGAATCTCTTCCTCATATGTGGTCAACTGAAGAATAAAGCGGGATCCATGGGGAGTATTTACCCGGTAATAAAGATCTCCCTGCACCATCCGCGCCAGTTCTCGGCCGACGAACAACCCAAGCCCCGTGGAGGACTCTCCGCCGGTTGGCCGGGTAGTGAGTTTCTCGAACCGTCCGAAGAGTTTATTCGTTTCCTCCTCGGGTACACCGGGTCCCGTGTCTGCAACCTCAACGAGAATTGGGTTTTCCGAAGAAACCGTAACGGTAATAGTACCC
Protein-coding regions in this window:
- a CDS encoding response regulator transcription factor, producing the protein MNGSTNILIVEDNLQLRKYIGKTLESSGYLVTLADSGESAISRLRHEDFDLVLLDLMLGDTHGLEILKLIRRQNEFLPVIIVSTCTDVSVKVDGFQIGCDDYLTKPFYSDELLVRVQRQLKRREQIRSKQNVQFIEEDLTLPPFSLNLRTCEVYKEGVLIEMRQKLFDILLFLAQSPNQTIAKETILHHCWENWEEASSNTLYVHIRQLRSLIEDNPDRPAFLQTVRGRGFRLSIPSLVN
- a CDS encoding cache domain-containing protein yields the protein MVKKQYIVYLVLLLTAGFSILTWMNASKNAQELEVFIIDHELPTIGLSLQLSLHMKALVYKQAGEALLQDGFIESWILNGERDVPALMDFMENVRARHGLLDASLVSDETETYYGTDGRVVSLSPTTWERDGWYYIFREAVRDNAGQSTIDSWYYPEEDFLGIYVNVPVYDSSGTFLGVTGGGINAAEFRESLDAYEEAFPITVYLARRDGSLVYSSNPDELKQPVSIGDKWGDDFFGELQRNRTTTGVVHQGQWVPNGVMWSSYMEDWDTYVLVRYCGMALQEKIESEWRDSILRSGIPLGIALVLILGFFFLLERRVKARFLAAEKNVSVRDCLLYMTTCLVRQSRSDFIRQEWSEQKFSDLQKLRSALGIRGLGSRDYPSFEQFSVARILHELILDLTPMAVQSDVAFHATIPEEVASRAGLPGITRLLLEDLFVRFLINAEAGAAILVGLTDRENPRVSVVFQTKQPFSHPDLELCSRVLGDYIGITLETQSGQEGGTIYRISFPHGHSECPS